One Elgaria multicarinata webbii isolate HBS135686 ecotype San Diego chromosome 7, rElgMul1.1.pri, whole genome shotgun sequence DNA window includes the following coding sequences:
- the LOC134401294 gene encoding protocadherin beta-16-like isoform X3, giving the protein METCFRNKQGLYILLFLCLPGKMCISIQYSVPEEKKSGSLVANVLKDLKMGIGDLSARRAQLVFKSTKQYFHLDTLSGNLLINDKMDREALCGKTEPCLLLSQIVLQNPLKIYSIELQIEDVNDNAPNFSKTEFELEIPETVPINTRFPLESAQDEDLGENSIQNYTLSPNEHFWLDVQMNEDGSKYVDLVLEKPLDREKEPHIGLTLTAADGGMPQRTGTVQININVLDSNDNFPLFTQSEYKVRLKENSPRNTLVCKVEARDLDFGSNAQISYSFHRVPEKIYNLFHLNEWTGEITVLGEMDYEKETSYAMNIRATDGGGLSGHCKALVEIEDVNDNAPEVSVISTTSPLPEDSPLETLVVLFSVMDRDSGDNGKAVCSVEINLPFVLKVTVNNYYQLVIQSPLDREKVPEYNITITAIDRGSPRLTSTRMIDVHISDVNDNPPVFQKPLHEMQIRENNIPGLLIGSVHAVDLDMEQNAKVTYSLLPGKVGDGPVTSYISINSETGNVYALRSLDYEHIKDFQITVRATDGGSPPLSSEVLIRAVVIDENDNAPFFLYPLQNSTTTCNELMPKSGEAGYLVTKVVAVDGDSGQNSWLSYELLKATDPGLFSIGVQNGEVKTRRPLNERDTNKQRLVILVRDNGLPPQSSTATLNILLVDGFSDPYMKMVDVSQQEHEEDETLTMYLVICLAAVSLVFLVCIITFVIIKIYKKGSRETFIPAPPPFPPARPEFPENCSDSQSGSLSRTYHYDVCLTGGSLSSEFRFLRPLIPVFSVGDPNIPVHHRASSGSQDITQEVKDKESREQARVSLSEDSAPRSGGPGCNVNQAIGANVNSGQSDWLAYQ; this is encoded by the coding sequence ATGGAAACTTGcttcaggaacaaacaaggtcTGTATATTTTGCTTTTTCTGTGTCTTCctggaaaaatgtgtatttctatTCAGTATTCAGtgcctgaagaaaagaaaagtgggtccTTAGTGGCTAATGTGCTGAAGGATTTGAAAATGGGAATAGGGGATCTCTCTGCTCGCAGAGCCCAGTTAGTTTTCAAAAGCACTAAGCAATATTTCCATCTTGATACCCTCTCCGGAAATCTGTTGATAAATGATAAAATGGACCGAGAAGCTTTATGTGGCAAGACTGAGCCTTGCTTACTTCTGTCTCAAATTGTACTCCAGAACCCCTTAAAAATATACAGTATTGAACTACAGATAGAAGATGTGAATGACAATGCTCCCAATTTCTCTAAAACTGAATTTGAGCTGGAAATTCCTGAGACTGTTCCTATAAATACACGGTTCCCCTTGGAATCTGCCCAAGATGAGGACCTGGGAGAGAACAGTATCCAGAACTACACACTCAGCCCCAATGAGCATTTCTGGCTTGATGTGCAAATGAACGAGGATGGAAGCAAATATGTGGATCTTGTTCTGGAGAAGCCACTAGACAGAGAAAAGGAGCCACACATTGGACTGACTCTCACGGCTGCTGATGGAGGGATGCCACAGAGAACAGGCACAGTTCAAATAAACATTAATGTTCTGGACAGTAATGATAACTTTCCTCTGTTTACTCAGTCTGAATATAAAGTGAGGTTAAAAGAAAACAGCCCACGGAATACCCTGGTCTGCAAAGTGGAAGCCAGAGATTTAGATTTTGGTTCAAATGCGCAGATCTCCTACTCATTCCATCGGGTGCCTGAAAAAATATACAATTTGtttcatttaaatgaatggaCTGGAGAAATCACTGTTTTGGGAGAGATGGATTATGAAAAGGAAACCAGTTATGCTATGAATATCAGAGCAACGGATGGTGGGGGTCTTTCTGGACACTGCAAGGCCCTAGTAGAGATTGAGGATGTAAATGACAATGCTCCAGAGGTTTCAGTCATAtccaccaccagccctttaccagAGGATTCTCCCTTAGAGACACTGGTTGTCCTCTTCAGTGTGATGGACCGGGACTCTGGGGACAATGGCAAAGCTGTCTGTTCTGTGGAAATAAACCTTCCCTTTGTGTTAAAAGTCACTGTGAACAATTATTACCAGCTTGTAATCCAAAGTCCCCTGGACAGAGAGAAAGTCCCCGAATATAATATTACTATCACAGCCATTGATCGGGGCTCTCCCAGGCTCACTTCTACAAGAATGATTGATGTTCACATTTCAGATGTCAATGACAACCCTCCAGTATTTCAAAAGCCTTTACATGAGATGCAGATTCGAGAAAACAATATCCCAGGTCTGCTCATTGGCTCAGTCCATGCTGTTGATTTGGACATGGAGCAGAATGCCAAAGTGACttattccctgttgcctgggAAGGTTGGTGATGGCCCTGTCACCTCCTACATCTCAATCAACTCTGAAACTGGAAATGTGTATGCCCTCAGGTCTCTGGATTATGAGCACATAAAAGATTTCCAAATTACAGTGAGGGCGACAGATGGCGGTTCTCCTCCACTGAGCTCAGAAGTTCTCATCAGAGCTGTTGTCATAGATGAAAATGACAATGCTCCCTTCTTCCTCTATCCCCTTCAGAACAGCACAACCACCTGCAATGAGCTGATGCCCAAGTCAGGGGAGGCCGGGTACCTGGTCACCAAGGTGGTGGCCGTGGATGGAGATTCTGGTCAGAACTCTTGGCTCTCCTATGAACTGCTGAAGGCCACAGACCCTGGCCTCTTCAGCATAGGAGTCCAGAATGGAGAAGTGAAAACCAGGAGACCATTGAATGAGCGGGACACCAACAAACAGAGGCTTGTTATTCTGGTCAGAGACAATGGGCTCCCTCCACAGTCCAGCACTGCAACACTCAATATACTTTTGGTGGATGGTTTCTCTGATCCTTATATGAAGATGGTGGATGTCAGTCAGCAGGAACACGAAGAAGATGAGACCTTGACCATGTACTTGGTGATCTGCCTGGCTGCAGTCTCATTGGTGTTCCTGGTTTGTATTATCACCTTTGTTATCATCAAAATCTACAAGAAAGGTTCCAGAGAAACCTTTATCCCTGCacctcctcccttcccacctGCCAGACCTGAGTTCCCAGAGAATTGTTCTGATTCTCAGAGTGGGTCACTCTCCAGGACTTACCACTATGATGTTTGCTTGACTGGTGGATCCTTAAGCAGCGAGTTCAGATTTCTCAGGCCTCTCATTCCTGTTTTTTCTGTGGGGGACCCCAACATCCCTGTGCACCACAGGGCGTCTTCTGGTTCCCAAGATATTACTCAGgaggttaaagataaagaatcaagAGAACAG
- the LOC134401294 gene encoding protocadherin beta-16-like isoform X6, protein MEKHLNSRQVVSFFLYLCGFLAMCESILYSVPEEKKSGSLVANVLKDLKVDVKELSARRARLVSKSSKQYFQLDPHSGNVILKDKIDREALCGQNDPCVLVSEVVLENPWQLHRIEVQIEDVNDNSPKFSKDQFRFEIPEQVPIDTQFPLEQAQDSDKGENAIQNYTLSPNEHFRLDVQSHTDGSKYAELVLEKELDREVNPQMTLILSAVDGGIPKRTGTAQIIVDILDANDNFPQFAQSLYKVNLMENSPLNSLVTKVGASDKDVGSYGDITYSFSQVANAVSRLFKLNRHTGELTLAGNIDYEENSHYELNIRATDGGGLSAYCKVIVEVEDENDNVPEVTVTSTTSPLPEDSPTETVVALFSVTDQDSGDNGRTACTIETNLPFGLKPIENNYYQLVTQRPLDREQVSEYNVTITATDRGSPRLTSMRMINIEISDINDNPPVFETSRYELQLRENNIPGLLIGSVRAVDLDTEQNAKVTYSLLPGKIRDAPASSYISINSETGNLYAIRSIDYEDIKDFYVMVRAMDKGSPPLSSEVIVQVHILDENDNAPFILYPLQNSTSLSNDLVPRGADAGYLVTKVVAADRDSGQNSWLSYQLLKATDPGLFTVGAQNGEVRSMRPISNRDSFKQNLIVLVRDNGHPPQSTSATLRILLVDGFSDPYIKMMDVPKDEVAEEEDLTLTMYLIICLVAISSVFLLSVMVFAAVKIQKHRNFLGNQNSACTFSVGPNSQENCADSGTGSLSQAYNYEVCLAGGSLSSEFRFLRPLFPVFSVEPPNTQVNPRNSDGSQGLLSHAEESKLMSQARVSLSEDSAPRSGGPGCNVNQAIGANVNSGQSDWLAYQ, encoded by the coding sequence ATGGAAAAGCATCTCAATAGCAGGCAAGTTGTGTCTTTCTTCCTGTATCTCTGTGGGTTTCTAGCAATGTGTGAGTCCATCCTGTATTCAGTGccagaggaaaagaaaagtgggtcTCTGGTGGCTAATGTGCTAAAAGATTTGAAAGTGGATGTAAAGGAGCTGTCTGCTCGGAGAGCCCGGCTGGTGTCTAAGAGCTCCAAGCAGTATTTCCAGCTGGATCCTCATTCTGGGAATGTGATATTAAAGGATAAAATAGACCGAGAAGCTCTGTGTGGTCAGAATGACCCTTGTGTTCTAGTATCAGAGGTTGTGCTGGAAAATCCATGGCAGCTACACAGAATTGAAGTTCAAATAGAGGATGTGAATGATAATTCCCCCAAATTCTCTAAAGATCAATTCAGGTTTGAAATACCTGAACAGGTACCCATAGATACCCAATTCCCTTTGGAACAAGCTCAAGATTCCGACAAAGGAGAAAATGCTATTCAAAATTACACACTTAGTCCTAATGAACATTTTAGGCTGGATGTGCAGAGTCACACTGATGGCAGTAAATATGCAGAACTGGTATTGGAGAAAGAGTTAGACCGTGAGGTGAATCCGCAGATGACCCTAATTCTGTCAGCTGTGGATGGAGGGATTCCCAAAAGAACTGGAACAGCACAAATAATTGTTGACATTCTAGATGCCAATGATAATTTCCCTCAGTTTGCACAATCTCTGTATAAAGTGAACTTAATGGAAAACTCTCCTTTGAATTCACTGGTCACAAAAGTTGGAGCCAGTGACAAAGATGTTGGTTCCTATGGGGATATCACCTATTCCTTCAGCCAGGTAGCAAATGCAGTATCAAGATTATTTAAATTAAACAGACATACTGGGGAGCTTACTTTGGCAGGGAATATTGACTACGAAGAAAACAGTCATTATGAGCTGAACATCAGAGCCACGGATGGAGGAGGGCTCTCTGCTTACTGCAAAGTCATTGTGGAGGTTGAAGATGAGAATGACAATGTCCCAGAGGTGACTGTAACTTCCACCACCAGTCCCTTACCAGAAGACTCTCCCACAGAGACCGTGGTGGCCCTCTTCAGTGTCACAGACCAAGACTCTGGAGACAATGGCAGAACTGCCTGTACCATTGAGACAAACCTGCCCTTTGGGCTAAAACCCATTGAGAACAATTATTACCAGCTTGTGACCCAACGGCCACTGGACAGAGAACAAGTCTCTGAGTACAACGTCACCATCACCGCCACTGACAGAGGCTCCCCCAGGCTCACGTCGATGAGAATGATTAACATTGAGATCTCAGATATCAATGACAACCCTCCGGTGTTTGAAACATCCCGGTATGAATTGCAGTTACGGGAAAACAATATTCCAGGTCTGCTAATTGGTTCAGTCCGTGCCGTTGACCTGGACACGGAGCAGAATGCCAAAGTGACTTACTCTCTTTTGCCAGGGAAGATCAGAGATGCCCCTGCATCCTCTTACATCTCCATCAACTCTGAAACGGGGAACCTGTATGCCATTCGATCCATTGATTATGAGGATATAAAAGACTTCTATGTGATGGTGAGGGCTATGGATAAAGGGTCCCCTCCACTGAGCTCAGAGGTCATTGTCCAAGTTCACATCTTGGATGAAAACGACAATGCCCCCTTCATCCTCTACCCTCTTCAGAACAGCACCTCCCTGTCAAATGACCTGGTCCCCCGCGGGGCAGATGCCGGCTACCTGGTCACCAAGGTAGTGGCAGCAGACCGAGATTCTGGTCAGAACTCTTGGCTTTCCTACCAACTGCTGAAGGCCACAGATCCTGGTCTGTTCACTGTGGGGGCCCAGAATGGAGAAGTGAGAAGCATGAGGCCCATCAGTAATCGAGATAGCTTCAAGCAGAATCTTATTGTGCTGGTCAGAGATAACGGACATCCTCCCCAGTCCACCTCTGCAACCCTAAGAATTCTTCTGGTGGACGGCTTCTCCGACCCTTACATTAAAATGATGGATGTCCCTAAGGATGAAGTAGCAGAGGAGGAAGACCTTACTTTGACTATGTATTTGATCATATGTTTGGTGGCCATCTCATCTGTTTTTCTCCTTTCTGTAATGGTGTTTGCTGCAGTCAAGATTCAGAAACACAGGAACTTCTTAGGGAACCAAAACTCTGCATGTACTTTTTCTGTGGGTCCCAACTCCCAGGAGAACTGTGCAGATTCTGGGACTGGATCTCTTTCCCAGGCCTACAACTATGAGGTGTGCTTAGCTGGTGGGTCGTTGAGCAGTGAGTTCCGGTTTCTCAGGCCTCTGTTTCCTGTTTTTTCTGTGGAGCCTCCTAACACTCAGGTGAATCCAAGGAATTCAGATGGTTCCCAAGGACTACTTAGTCATGCAGAGGAAAGTAAACTCATGAGCCAG
- the LOC134401011 gene encoding protocadherin beta-16-like: MDSCFKQGLYLFLLLCLPGTMCISVHYSVPEEKKSGSLVANVLKDLKLGVGELSARRAQLVSKTSRQYFHLDIHSGDLLINDKMDREALCGKTELCLLLSEIVLQNPLKIYSIEIQIKDVNDNSPKFSKNEFELEIPENVPINMRFPLESAQDEDLGENSIQNYTLTISEHFRLDVQRNEDGSKYVDLVLGKPLDREKEPHIVLTLTAVDGGMPQRTGKVQININILDINDNSPEFTQSEYKVRLKENSPRDTLVCKVEARDLDFGSNAQISYSFHRVPEKIYNLFHLNEWTGEITVLEEMDYEKETSYAMNIRATDGGGLSGHCKALVEIEDVNDNAPEVSVISTTSPLPEDSPLETLVVLFSVMDRDSGDNGKAVCSVEINLPFVLKVTVNNYYQLVIQSPLDREKVPEYNITITAIDWGSPRLTSTKMINIHISDVNDNPPVFQKPLHEMQIRENNIPGLLIGSVHAVDLDMEQNAKVTYSLLPGKVGDGPVTSYISINSETGNVYALRSLDYEHIKDFQITVRATDGGSPPLSSEVLIRAVVIDENDNAPFFLYPLQNSTTTCNELMPKSGEAGYLVTKVVAVDGDSGQNSWLSYELLKATDPGLFSIGAQNGEVKTRRPLNERDTNKQRLVILVRDNGLPPQSSTATLNILLVDGFSDPYMKMVDVSQQEHEEDGTLTMYLVICLAAVSLVFLVCIITFVIIKIYKKGSRETFIPAPPPFPPARPDIPENCSDSQSGSLSRTYHYDVCLTGGSLSSEFRFLRPLIPVFSVGDPNIPVHHRASSGSQDITQEVKDKESSEKVRE, translated from the coding sequence ATGGATAGTTGCTTCAAACAAGGTctgtatctttttcttttactctgtcttcctggaacaatgtGCATTTCTGTTCACTATTCTGttcctgaagaaaagaaaagtgggtctCTGGTGGCTAATGTGTTGAAAGATTTGAAACTGGGAGTAGGGGAGCTCTCAGCTCGCAGAGCCCAGCTAGTTTCCAAAACCTCCAGGCAATATTTCCACCTTGATATCCACTCTGGGGATCTGCTAATAAATGATAAAATGGACCGAGAAGCTTTATGTGGCAAGACTGAGCTTTGCTTACTATTATCAGAAATTGTGCTCCAAAACCCCTTAAAGATCTACAGTATTGAAATTCAGATAAAAGATGTGAATGATAATTCCCCAAAATTCTCTAAAAATGAATTTGAGCTGGAAATTCCTGAGAATGTTCCCATAAATATGCGATTCCCCTTGGAATCTGCCCAAGATGAGGACCTGGGAGAAAACAGTATCCAAAACTACACACTCACTATCAGTGAGCATTTCCGGCTTGATGTGCAAAGGAATGAGGATGGAAGCAAATATGTGGATCTTGTTCTGGGGAAGCCACTAGACAGAGAGAAGGAGCCACACATTGTATTGACTCTCACGGCTGTTGATGGAGGGATGCCACAGAGAACAGGCAAAGTTCAAATAAACATTAATATTTTGGATATCAATGATAACTCTCCTGAGTTTACTCAGTCTGAATATAAAGTAAGGTTAAAGGAAAACAGCCCTCGGGATACCCTGGTCTGCAAAGTGGAAGCCAGAGATTTAGATTTTGGTTCAAATGCGCAGATCTCCTACTCATTCCATCGGGTGCCTGAAAAAATATACAATTTGtttcatttaaatgaatggaCTGGAGAAATCACTGTTTTGGAAGAGATGGATTATGAAAAGGAAACCAGTTATGCTATGAATATCAGAGCAACGGATGGTGGGGGTCTTTCTGGGCACTGCAAGGCCCTAGTAGAGATTGAGGATGTAAATGACAATGCTCCAGAGGTTTCAGTCATAtccaccaccagccctttaccagAGGATTCTCCCTTAGAGACACTGGTTGTCCTCTTCAGTGTGATGGACCGGGACTCTGGGGACAATGGCAAAGCTGTCTGTTCTGTGGAAATAAACCTTCCCTTTGTGTTAAAAGTCACTGTGAACAATTATTACCAGCTTGTAATCCAAAGTCCCCTGGACAGAGAGAAAGTCCCCGAATATAATATTACTATCACAGCCATTGATTGGGGCTCTCCCAGGCTCACTTCTACAAAAATGATTAATATTCACATTTCAGATGTCAATGACAACCCTCCAGTATTTCAAAAGCCTTTACATGAGATGCAGATTCGAGAAAACAATATCCCAGGTCTGCTCATTGGCTCAGTCCATGCTGTTGATTTGGACATGGAGCAGAATGCCAAAGTGACttattccctgttgcctgggAAGGTTGGTGATGGCCCTGTCACCTCCTACATCTCAATCAACTCTGAAACTGGAAATGTGTATGCCCTCAGGTCTCTGGATTATGAGCACATAAAAGATTTCCAAATTACAGTGAGGGCAACAGATGGCGGTTCTCCTCCACTGAGCTCAGAAGTTCTCATCAGAGCTGTTGTCATAGATGAAAATGACAATGCTCCCTTCTTCCTCTATCCCCTTCAGAACAGCACAACCACCTGCAATGAGCTGATGCCCAAGTCAGGGGAGGCCGGGTACCTGGTCACCAAGGTGGTGGCCGTGGATGGAGATTCTGGTCAGAACTCTTGGCTCTCCTATGAACTGCTGAAGGCCACAGACCCTGGCCTCTTCAGCATAGGAGCCCAGAATGGAGAAGTGAAAACCAGGAGACCATTGAATGAGCGGGACACCAACAAACAGAGGCTTGTTATTCTGGTCAGAGACAATGGGCTCCCTCCACAGTCCAGCACTGCAACACTCAATATACTTTTGGTGGATGGTTTCTCTGATCCTTATATGAAGATGGTGGATGTCAGTCAGCAGGAACACGAAGAAGATGGGACCTTGACCATGTACTTGGTGATCTGCCTGGCTGCAGTCTCATTGGTGTTCCTGGTTTGTATTATCACCTTTGTTATCATCAAAATCTACAAGAAAGGTTCCAGAGAAACCTTTATCCCTGCacctcctcccttcccacctGCCAGACCTGATATCCCAGAGAATTGTTCTGATTCTCAGAGTGGGTCACTCTCCAGGACTTACCACTATGATGTTTGCTTGACTGGTGGATCCTTAAGCAGCGAGTTCAGATTTCTCAGGCCTCTCATTCCTGTTTTTTCTGTGGGGGACCCCAACATCCCTGTGCACCACAGGGCGTCTTCTGGTTCCCAAGATATTACTCAGgaggttaaagataaagaatcaagTGAAAAGGTAAGAGAATAG